The following are encoded in a window of Clostridia bacterium genomic DNA:
- the rsmD gene encoding 16S rRNA (guanine(966)-N(2))-methyltransferase RsmD encodes MFGGIFILRVISGTAKGHKLKTLKGDNTRPTSDRVKESLFNIIAEYVYDAEVLDLFAGTGNLGIEALSRGAKFAFFVDKSNECLSIIKENLNHTKLSDKSSVLVGEVGSVIKKLADNNKKFDIIFLDPPYNRNLVEETLNFVVNSGIIKDNTIIVAERDKDDAVPEHIGPLKLARNQKYGDTILSFYVIN; translated from the coding sequence ATGTTTGGAGGAATTTTTATTTTAAGAGTTATCTCAGGTACGGCAAAAGGACATAAACTGAAAACTTTAAAAGGCGATAATACCAGACCTACTTCCGACCGGGTCAAGGAGTCATTATTTAATATAATCGCAGAGTATGTGTATGATGCTGAAGTACTTGATTTGTTTGCGGGTACAGGAAATCTGGGAATTGAAGCTTTGAGCAGAGGAGCCAAATTCGCCTTTTTTGTTGATAAAAGCAATGAGTGTTTAAGTATTATTAAAGAAAACCTGAATCATACAAAACTATCGGACAAGTCGTCTGTTTTAGTTGGAGAAGTTGGTTCAGTAATAAAAAAGCTTGCAGATAATAATAAAAAGTTTGATATAATATTTCTTGATCCACCATATAATAGGAATCTTGTTGAAGAAACTTTAAATTTTGTTGTAAATAGTGGTATAATTAAGGATAATACCATAATTGTCGCTGAAAGAGATAAGGATGATGCAGTACCTGAACATATCGGACCGCTTAAATTGGCGAGAAACCAAAAGTATGGAGATACTATTTTATCTTTTTATGTAATAAATTGA
- a CDS encoding ATPase, whose amino-acid sequence MEILAILETLEDVIEKSVNVPVVGKCLVDKEEILEIIKEIRLKLPDDMKQAKWVKEERQRILMEAQKEANNVVKDAENKIASLVDEHEITKKAYEQANEIISNAQKNAREIRLGTREYADSILNKVEEILKDTLDVVQVNREELK is encoded by the coding sequence ATGGAGATACTGGCAATTTTAGAAACACTGGAAGATGTAATAGAAAAAAGTGTGAATGTACCTGTAGTTGGGAAATGCCTGGTAGACAAGGAAGAGATACTTGAGATCATAAAGGAAATAAGACTTAAGCTTCCTGATGATATGAAACAGGCAAAATGGGTAAAAGAAGAAAGACAAAGAATTTTAATGGAGGCTCAGAAGGAGGCTAATAACGTAGTTAAAGATGCAGAAAACAAAATTGCCTCGCTGGTGGATGAACATGAAATAACCAAGAAAGCGTACGAGCAGGCTAATGAGATAATTTCCAACGCACAGAAAAATGCAAGGGAAATCAGACTGGGTACCAGAGAATATGCTGATAGTATATTAAACAAGGTTGAGGAGATATTAAAGGATACTTTGGATGTTGTTCAGGTTAACAGGGAAGAGTTGAAATAG
- the ylbJ gene encoding sporulation integral membrane protein YlbJ — protein sequence MNIYLFVVVSLILAVFLSKTKKSRMIYARKLSFPILCAVFILCLIIFSDTAVKSALKGINLWLYVVFPSLFPFFVGSELLNKSGFVKAMGILLEPVMRPLFNVPGCGSFTLAMGITSGYPVGARITAGMREEKLLTRAEAERLLAFTNNSGPLFIIGAVAVGMYNNVRIGVLLLACHIIACLTVGILFRFYKKGIDNNCCKRRGSIFRRFKNELLNNNKLTFSDLGSVFGDAIRNSMSIMLNIGGFIIFFSVLISLLSEAGMINWVSNLLHEPLKYAGISKELINAAISGIFEITTGTNTASKTTGVPYIQQLTVTSMIIGWAGFSVHSQVISIVSNTDIGIKPYLLGKFIQSMFAGVYTFLAIKISGNLFIGSEPVFSPLRSRISLNWNYYLMNSCKYFFIFMSVIAAFTAFSFLINHLLARYRRVHR from the coding sequence ATGAACATATATTTATTTGTAGTAGTTTCGTTAATTTTAGCAGTTTTTCTTTCTAAAACTAAGAAATCAAGGATGATATATGCAAGAAAACTTTCATTCCCCATACTCTGTGCAGTTTTCATTCTGTGTCTGATAATATTCTCTGATACAGCAGTAAAATCGGCTTTAAAAGGCATCAACCTGTGGCTGTATGTCGTCTTTCCTTCGCTATTCCCATTCTTTGTCGGGTCCGAACTTCTGAATAAATCCGGATTCGTCAAAGCTATGGGTATACTCCTTGAACCGGTAATGCGACCATTGTTCAACGTCCCCGGTTGCGGCTCCTTTACCCTTGCAATGGGTATTACATCAGGCTATCCTGTAGGGGCAAGAATTACTGCAGGCATGAGAGAAGAAAAACTGTTAACCCGGGCTGAAGCTGAAAGGCTTCTTGCATTCACCAACAATTCCGGACCTTTGTTTATAATTGGTGCAGTAGCAGTAGGGATGTACAACAATGTGCGAATAGGTGTGCTTTTACTGGCTTGTCATATTATTGCATGCTTGACTGTAGGAATTCTTTTCAGATTCTACAAGAAAGGCATTGATAATAACTGCTGTAAGAGAAGAGGAAGTATATTTAGAAGATTTAAGAATGAATTGCTGAATAACAATAAGCTTACTTTTTCTGATTTAGGCAGTGTTTTTGGGGATGCAATCCGCAATTCCATGAGTATTATGCTAAATATAGGGGGCTTTATTATCTTTTTCTCTGTTTTAATAAGTCTACTTTCTGAAGCAGGTATGATAAACTGGGTTTCAAACCTCTTACATGAACCTCTAAAATATGCAGGAATAAGTAAGGAATTAATAAATGCTGCCATTAGCGGAATATTCGAAATTACTACAGGAACGAATACCGCAAGCAAAACAACCGGGGTACCCTATATACAACAACTTACAGTAACCAGTATGATTATAGGATGGGCAGGCTTTTCAGTTCACTCTCAGGTAATAAGCATTGTTTCTAATACCGACATCGGCATAAAACCATATCTCCTCGGGAAATTCATACAGAGTATGTTTGCAGGAGTATATACCTTTTTAGCAATTAAGATTTCCGGTAATCTGTTTATTGGCTCTGAGCCGGTCTTTTCTCCGTTAAGAAGCAGAATATCTCTGAACTGGAACTATTATCTTATGAACTCTTGCAAATACTTTTTTATTTTCATGTCAGTAATTGCAGCTTTTACTGCTTTTTCATTTCTTATTAACCATTTACTAGCAAGGTACAGAAGAGTTCATAGATAA
- the recG gene encoding ATP-dependent DNA helicase RecG, with the protein MKIESIRGVLEKPIQYIKGVGESRARLFHRLGLYTVEDVITHFPREYEDRGNMKKIAHLQDGETCAFEGVIMSKVSENRPRKGLTIYKVIIKDDTGTIIATWYNQHYIKSVFSVGESYVFFGRISRKYRSFEVQNPVYEKVGNGEMKNTCRIIPVYASTANLTQNIIRTVIGNALQIVTESLEEIIPQAIRNKYHLSDINYSIQNIHFPGSEEDFKNARYRLVFEELFLLQLGLLNIKNSFGEEKAGIQFEKVEETGEFIDSLPFKLTTAQLRVFDEIEKDMESPGIMNRLVQGDVGSGKTIVAVLALFKAVRGGYQGTLMVPTEILADQHYRSIKGLFDKYDIKTEILTGSQTKKQKAEILERIKKGEIDIVIGTHALIEDNVQFDRLGLVITDEQHRFGVRQRAILSQKGLNPDILVMTATPIPRTLALILYGDLDISIIDELPPGRKPIKTYSADGSMRDRVNSFIQKKVAEGRQVYIVCPLVEESDTIEAKSALELADRLSKHDFFGLNVGLIHGKMKSKDKDTVMNDFVQGRIDILVSTTVIEVGVNVPNATVMVIENAERFGLAQLHQLRGRVGRGEHQSYCILYNEGKAAVSTERMKVMEKTNDGFVISEKDLELRGPGEFFGTRQHGIPELKIANLYKDMDILKKAQELAIQVLKEDPQLRSDVNLKLKEKVIERFKQKADELSLN; encoded by the coding sequence ATGAAGATAGAAAGCATTAGAGGTGTGTTGGAAAAACCAATACAATATATTAAAGGTGTAGGAGAGTCAAGGGCCAGACTATTTCACAGATTAGGTCTGTACACCGTTGAAGACGTTATAACTCATTTTCCCAGAGAATACGAAGACAGGGGAAACATGAAAAAGATCGCACACTTACAGGATGGAGAGACCTGCGCTTTCGAAGGCGTCATTATGTCCAAGGTCTCGGAAAACCGTCCTAGGAAAGGTTTGACCATATACAAGGTAATTATAAAAGATGATACAGGAACTATTATAGCAACATGGTATAATCAGCACTATATAAAAAGCGTATTTAGCGTTGGGGAAAGTTACGTTTTTTTTGGGAGGATAAGTAGAAAATACAGGAGCTTTGAAGTTCAGAACCCTGTATATGAAAAAGTAGGAAATGGCGAAATGAAGAACACCTGCAGAATCATTCCCGTGTATGCTTCTACTGCAAATCTTACTCAGAACATAATAAGGACCGTCATAGGTAACGCATTGCAGATTGTAACCGAAAGCCTAGAGGAAATAATACCTCAGGCAATAAGGAACAAATACCACTTAAGCGATATTAACTATTCAATACAAAACATACACTTTCCGGGAAGCGAGGAAGATTTCAAGAATGCAAGATACAGGTTGGTTTTTGAAGAGCTTTTTCTCCTTCAGCTTGGTCTTTTGAACATAAAGAATTCCTTTGGTGAAGAAAAGGCAGGGATTCAGTTTGAAAAAGTTGAAGAAACAGGAGAATTTATAGATTCTTTACCCTTTAAGCTTACCACCGCCCAGCTAAGGGTGTTTGATGAAATAGAAAAGGATATGGAAAGTCCCGGTATAATGAATAGACTTGTGCAAGGGGACGTAGGTTCGGGAAAAACTATTGTTGCTGTACTGGCTTTGTTTAAGGCAGTAAGAGGAGGATACCAGGGTACCTTGATGGTGCCTACTGAGATTCTGGCTGACCAGCATTACAGATCAATAAAAGGTTTGTTTGATAAATATGATATTAAGACAGAAATATTAACAGGAAGTCAAACCAAAAAACAAAAAGCAGAAATCCTTGAAAGAATAAAAAAAGGAGAAATCGATATAGTAATAGGAACACATGCACTTATTGAAGACAATGTACAATTTGATAGACTTGGTTTGGTAATTACGGATGAACAACACCGTTTTGGTGTTAGGCAAAGGGCTATATTGTCGCAGAAGGGACTGAATCCGGATATACTTGTAATGACAGCTACTCCTATACCGAGGACTTTAGCACTTATACTTTACGGAGACCTGGATATATCGATAATTGACGAACTTCCGCCGGGAAGAAAACCTATAAAGACCTATTCAGCTGATGGAAGTATGAGGGATAGGGTAAACAGCTTTATACAAAAGAAGGTTGCTGAAGGCCGCCAGGTTTATATTGTTTGTCCCCTTGTTGAAGAATCAGATACTATAGAAGCTAAATCGGCACTCGAATTGGCGGACAGGCTATCAAAGCATGATTTCTTTGGTTTGAATGTAGGCTTAATTCATGGTAAGATGAAATCAAAGGATAAGGATACGGTTATGAATGACTTTGTACAAGGCAGGATAGATATACTTGTTTCTACTACGGTCATAGAAGTTGGAGTAAATGTTCCGAATGCAACTGTAATGGTTATTGAGAATGCTGAAAGATTCGGGCTAGCACAGCTTCATCAGCTTAGAGGACGTGTAGGCAGGGGAGAGCATCAATCATATTGTATTCTATATAATGAGGGCAAGGCTGCAGTATCGACTGAAAGAATGAAGGTCATGGAAAAGACTAATGACGGATTTGTTATTTCCGAGAAAGACCTTGAGCTTAGAGGTCCTGGAGAGTTTTTTGGTACAAGGCAGCATGGAATTCCTGAATTGAAGATAGCAAACTTGTACAAAGATATGGATATCCTGAAAAAAGCTCAGGAACTGGCGATACAAGTCTTAAAAGAAGACCCTCAGCTTAGAAGTGACGTGAATCTCAAACTTAAGGAGAAAGTGATAGAGCGCTTTAAACAGAAAGCAGATGAATTAAGCCTGAATTGA
- the rpmB gene encoding 50S ribosomal protein L28: MAKCDICSKDISFGLSVSHSNRKTNRSWKPNVRKVRIVESGATKSANVCTRCLRSNKVTRAV, encoded by the coding sequence ATGGCAAAATGTGATATCTGTAGTAAAGACATAAGCTTTGGTTTAAGTGTAAGTCACTCCAATAGAAAAACCAACAGATCTTGGAAACCTAATGTAAGAAAAGTTAGAATTGTTGAAAGTGGCGCAACTAAATCCGCTAACGTTTGCACAAGGTGCTTACGCTCAAACAAGGTAACTAGAGCAGTTTAA
- a CDS encoding GlsB/YeaQ/YmgE family stress response membrane protein, which yields MLGFIITLLIAALAGWIGDTLVKNDMPGGFWGALLAGLIGSWIGAYIPFFNTIGPRLWGVSIVPTILGAALFVFILGLFKRTAGETG from the coding sequence ATGTTGGGCTTCATTATAACACTATTGATTGCTGCTTTGGCAGGGTGGATAGGAGATACACTTGTTAAAAACGATATGCCGGGTGGATTTTGGGGTGCTTTACTGGCTGGGCTTATAGGGTCGTGGATAGGAGCATACATTCCGTTCTTTAATACGATTGGACCAAGATTATGGGGTGTTTCTATAGTACCGACAATATTGGGAGCAGCGTTGTTTGTTTTTATACTTGGATTATTCAAAAGGACAGCAGGGGAGACAGGATAA
- the coaD gene encoding pantetheine-phosphate adenylyltransferase, whose translation MKICVYPGSFDPVTNGHLDIIYRASKLCDKLIVAVLVNNNKKPAFTLDERVDLLKCVFADRPDIEIESFSGLLIDFMKEKKATAIIKGLRAVSDYEYELQMALLNKNLDPDIETLFMMASINYSFLSSSVVKELAKNGGKVDGLVPECIKEAVTKKFTTINNFR comes from the coding sequence TTGAAAATATGTGTATATCCCGGCAGCTTTGATCCTGTTACAAACGGGCATCTTGACATAATATACAGAGCATCAAAGCTGTGTGACAAGTTAATTGTAGCTGTTCTTGTAAACAATAACAAAAAGCCGGCTTTTACTCTCGATGAAAGGGTAGACCTGTTGAAGTGTGTTTTCGCAGACAGGCCGGATATAGAGATTGAAAGTTTTTCAGGGCTATTGATAGATTTTATGAAAGAAAAGAAAGCTACAGCCATAATTAAAGGATTAAGGGCTGTGTCAGATTATGAATACGAGCTTCAAATGGCTCTACTAAATAAAAACCTTGATCCTGATATTGAAACGTTGTTTATGATGGCGAGTATAAATTACTCCTTTCTAAGCTCAAGTGTAGTGAAGGAGCTTGCAAAAAATGGAGGGAAGGTTGACGGGCTTGTTCCTGAATGTATAAAAGAAGCTGTCACCAAGAAGTTTACAACAATAAACAATTTCAGATAA